The Phormidium sp. PBR-2020 DNA segment TTTGCCCATAGACCCAAAACTTGCCCGGTTTTTGGCGGTCTCCAGATAGTTCAGCCACGGGGGTGCGATCGCGTTCTTCGGAACCATCCCCTGAGACAAATTCAATAGCAATCAAAGGCGGAATATACTCCTGCCATAACACATAGGAACGCCTTAATTGTCCATCAAGACTGGGCGGAACGTTGGGAACATAAAACCAGTCGGGACATTCCGCGCCCCGTTCTGGGGGTTCAGTTAGTCGCCAATAAATTCCACAATCTTGACCGATCGCATACTGGTGGTCTGGATGCAGGAGATCGAGGGTTGCCCCGATGGAATCCGTCAGTAAAATACTTTGGGGATGCTCCTGAAAGTTTTTCACGAAAGTACCATCGGAGTCGGGGAGTTGGGTATGGTCGGGAAGGCTGGTAATTCCCAATTCTGAGGATTTGGCGATGGTCATAGTCGCTCATTTCTCATCGCAGGTTATAACCGCTAGTTTAGCATTTTGACAAGATTCCCGAGGTCGATGTCGCAGCCGGAGCATCATGCTGAGTCAGGAACTCGGATGACGACGGTTCGTTCTGGAGCGTCTGTCCCCCCCCGAGCGATTCAAGCGTGACCTATTCCCCACCTGTGCGAAGATAGCAGCAAATCGTCTCTATCGCCCCTAATTCTTCATGAGAGAGCAATTTGCCCAACAGGCCCTGGCCCAACTCCCAAAAATCCTAACTCAGCTCGATCGCAACGCCCATAGCCCCACCTACGGTTGTTTCGATCGCAACTTCTGGCACTATAAAATCATCGACTTTCCCAGTGGAATGTCTCAGGAGTTCGTCTATCCCCTGGCGTTGGCCTACTCCCTCGACATTCCCGATAACCCTTATTATCAAAAACCCATCCTCAGAGAATGGGGGGAAGCGGCGTTAATGTATATGTTAACCAGCGCCCACCGAGACGGCTCTTGTGATGATTATTTTCCCTTTGAACGAGCCGGAGGGGCCACAGCCTTCTCCCTCTTAGCAGGTTTAGAAAGCTACCAACTCCTGCAACTGGACAACTACAAAGTTCTCAAATTCTTTGAAAAACGGGCCGATTGGCTCTCCCATCACAACGAAAGCGGCCAACTCACCAATCACCAGGCCCTCATTGTTCTTTGCTTAGAACTGGCTTCAGGATTGCTACAACAACCCTCAAAATGGGCCCGCGCCAAATCTCGCCGGTTGGAGCGGGTTTTGGAATGGCAAAGTGAGGAAGGCTGGTTTAAGGAGTATGAAGGCTGTGATCCTGGCTATCATACCCTGACCATTTGGTGTTTGGCGAGACTGCAACAGGTGCGATCGCAGCCCGATGACCGACTGCGAGAAGCCCTCACCCGAGCGGTACAGCTCGCCGGCCAGTTCGTCCATCCCGACGGCACCTTTGGCGGCGAATATGGTAGCCGCAACACCTATAACTTCT contains these protein-coding regions:
- a CDS encoding Uma2 family endonuclease codes for the protein MTIAKSSELGITSLPDHTQLPDSDGTFVKNFQEHPQSILLTDSIGATLDLLHPDHQYAIGQDCGIYWRLTEPPERGAECPDWFYVPNVPPSLDGQLRRSYVLWQEYIPPLIAIEFVSGDGSEERDRTPVAELSGDRQKPGKFWVYGQIIRPAFYAIYEVRNASVEVYRLVANHYEVVAANERGHYPIDPMGVELGIWQGQYANVELPWLRWWDNQGNLLLTGNEQARIERQRAETERQRAEQAEVELQQERQRAERLAELLRAQGIDPFEG